The genomic window ATCCTTGCTGTAGATGCTCCGCTGCGATATTAAGCGCTTGAATATGGCGGCGTCTGGCTAAGAATCCCCCTTCAATATGCTGGTTAAATCCAATGCTTTCTTTCAAATGTTGACGTAATAAATCAATACCCTCTTTTAAATAAGCTGAAAGGCATATAAGTGAGTAATCACCAACTTTTGTTATCGCTATTGGTTCATCAGTTATATCTACTTTATTTCTAATGACCGTAATAGGTAAAGACTTCGGCAATCGCGCTATAAATTCTGGCCAAATCTGCTCCGGTTTAGTTGCCTGTGTCGTCGTGCTATCCACCATAAATAAAATATGATCAGCTTGCTCTATTTCCTGCCAAGCTCGTTCAATACCTATCCTCTCAACTTCATCTGTTGCTTCACGCAAACCAGCCGTATCAATAATATGCAATGGCATACCATCAATATGAATATGTTCACGTAATACATCTCGGGTTGTGCCAGCAATATCCGTTACAATTGCCGCTTCACGGCCAGATAGTGCGTTTAATAAGCTAGATTTACCGGCATTCGGTCGTCCAGCAATCACAACTTTCATCCCTTCTCGTAATAAGCTGCCTTGGTAAGCTTGTGAGCGCACACTATCTAAATGAGCTATCACCTCATTCAATTTTGTTTCTATCTTACCATCAGACAAAAAATCAATCTCTTCATCGGGAAAATCAATCGCCGCTTCAACGTAAATACGCAAGTTAGTAAGCGCTTCCACCATTTCATAGATCTGTCGCGAAAAAACACCTTGTAAAGAATTTACCGCTGAACGAGCAGCCTGTTCAGTACTCGCATCAATTAGATCAGCAATCGCTTCCGCCTGAGCTAAATCCATTTTGTCATTAAGAAAAGCGCGTTCAGAAAATTCACCTGGATTGGCAATACGGATTTCATCGATCGCTAAAATCCGCTTAAGTAATAAATCAATAATTACCGGACCACCATGTCCTTGCAATTCAAGAATATCTTCACCAGTAAATGAGTTGGGTGCGGGAAAATAGAGTGCAATTCCCTGATCTAACACTTTGCCATTGCTATCATAGAAAGGAAGATAATCCGCATAGCGTGGCTGAGGTAATTTACCTAAAACAATGCGGGCAACCTCAATAACTTTTGGCCCTGATATTCGCAAAATACCAACACCACCACGTCCAGGAGGCGTTGCCTGCGCAATAATTGTATCATTGGTATATATACTCATTTTGCTCTCAATTGTTACATAAATATGATTAAGGCGGTCATTAGACCGCCTTAATACATTTTCTATTTTGTTATTTTCATCCATAGCAAATAACAAAATGCCAAAACTTATTTTTTATCGCGACTATGTAGGCCACGCTTTTCTAATCCGCGATAAATAATTTGTTGCTGGATAATCGTCACCAGGTTACTAACGATATAGTATAAAACCAAACCAGAAGGAAACCACAAGAAAAATACCGTAAAAATAACCGGCATATAGGTCATAATCTTCTGTTGCATAGGATCAGTTACTGTCGTTGGCGACATTTTCTGAATAATATACATGGTTAAGCCCATTAACAACGGTAGAATATAGTATGGATCCTGGGCTGACAGATCTTGGATCCAACCAATGAAGGGAGCATGCCGTAGCTCGACAGAACCCATCAACATATAATACAAAGCAAGGAAAATAGGCATCTGAATCAATAAGGGCAGACAACCACCCAACGGATTGACTTTTTCTGCTTTATAGAGCGCCATCATTTCTTGGCTCATGCGTTGCTTATCATCACCAATCCGTTCTTTCATTGCTGCAAGTTTAGGCTGCAATAGACGCATTTTTGCCATCGATGTATATTGTGCTTTGGTTAATGGGTACATAATCCCGCGCACAATAAAAGTAATAACGATGATGGAAAAGCCCCAATTACCTATAAATCCATGAATAAATTTCAATAATTTAAATAACGGTTGAGAAATAAACCACAGCCAACCATAATCTACGGTTAAATCTAAATGTGGTGCAACTGCTGCCATTTCCGCTTGTAATTCTGGACCTACCCACAAAGTTGAAGTGTAATTTTCTTTACTATTAGCCGCTACTGTTATCGGCGAACTCTTATAGCCAATAATAGCAATGGCTTTATCTAAATCGATTGTATAGAAAGTGTTTTGGTTCTGATAGCCGGGGATCCATGCAGTCGCAAAATATTGCTGCAACATTGCAATCCAACCACCTTTGGTATTAACGTTTAAGTTATTATCAGTAATATCACTGAAACTATATTTTTTATAGTTCGTTTCATCGGAAGAATACGCTGCGCCGCGATAGGTATGTAAAGCAAAATTATTACTTCCTGTATCACGCTCTTTTGGTAGTTCCGCAGTCTGTTTCAATTGACCAAAAAAAGCCAACGTCAATGATTTAGCACTTTTATTGTCAATATTATACTCAACAGAAATATTATATTTTCCGCGTTTTAATACATAGAC from Arsenophonus sp. aPb includes these protein-coding regions:
- the mnmE gene encoding tRNA uridine-5-carboxymethylaminomethyl(34) synthesis GTPase MnmE; translation: MYTNDTIIAQATPPGRGGVGILRISGPKVIEVARIVLGKLPQPRYADYLPFYDSNGKVLDQGIALYFPAPNSFTGEDILELQGHGGPVIIDLLLKRILAIDEIRIANPGEFSERAFLNDKMDLAQAEAIADLIDASTEQAARSAVNSLQGVFSRQIYEMVEALTNLRIYVEAAIDFPDEEIDFLSDGKIETKLNEVIAHLDSVRSQAYQGSLLREGMKVVIAGRPNAGKSSLLNALSGREAAIVTDIAGTTRDVLREHIHIDGMPLHIIDTAGLREATDEVERIGIERAWQEIEQADHILFMVDSTTTQATKPEQIWPEFIARLPKSLPITVIRNKVDITDEPIAITKVGDYSLICLSAYLKEGIDLLRQHLKESIGFNQHIEGGFLARRRHIQALNIAAEHLQQGYQQLVVAHSGELLAEELRLTQQALSEITGEFSSDDLLGRIFSSFCIGK
- the yidC gene encoding membrane protein insertase YidC, which encodes MDSQRNLLFIAWLFVSFLIWQTWESDKTQPIKTDQIVKQMDMPSHDDQANLGHEQAKFITVKTDVLELRINTRGGDIDGADLLLYPKELHSSDPFRLLETSKDFIYQAQSGLIGQDGPDNPGYNNGLRPLYLSTATSYVLQDGQDELRVPLTFTGKDGVVYQKVYVLKRGKYNISVEYNIDNKSAKSLTLAFFGQLKQTAELPKERDTGSNNFALHTYRGAAYSSDETNYKKYSFSDITDNNLNVNTKGGWIAMLQQYFATAWIPGYQNQNTFYTIDLDKAIAIIGYKSSPITVAANSKENYTSTLWVGPELQAEMAAVAPHLDLTVDYGWLWFISQPLFKLLKFIHGFIGNWGFSIIVITFIVRGIMYPLTKAQYTSMAKMRLLQPKLAAMKERIGDDKQRMSQEMMALYKAEKVNPLGGCLPLLIQMPIFLALYYMLMGSVELRHAPFIGWIQDLSAQDPYYILPLLMGLTMYIIQKMSPTTVTDPMQQKIMTYMPVIFTVFFLWFPSGLVLYYIVSNLVTIIQQQIIYRGLEKRGLHSRDKK